The genomic stretch GTGTATTCCTCTGTGGTGTGTTTTGTGAACTTTTTCTTTCACTTCTAATCCGATTCACTCTCTGCTCATGTTGTACAGTCTCAGACCAGATTTCCTTCCAGAAACAGTGTAACTCTCCAACATCATTTATTGGCTCTCTATTTTTGCCTATTCTTTTTTTCAGTATCAATCAGATGAAAGAATCTCCTAAGGTCTCTGGTGAAGTGGCTGTTCTCTTGATGCTAATAACTTTGTGCTGAAATCTTTCAAGTCCATGATACTAGCAATCAGCTGCTCTTTACATTGTTACTTCAAAGCTCTCACATATTTCATCTCCAAGGCCgtttgctgcttttttctcttCAAATGATTTTTCTCATATTCATCCAGTAGGCTGGTATCTCAATATAAAACCGTACTCTTCTGTTTTAACATTCATGAAGGTTTTTGAAGATAGGAAGTTTTCCAATGGTTCATATGTTCTGATGGCTTGATGCTAAACCAAAGAGCTGCTACTGTAACTGTAGCATAAATTATGTAATTGTACTGGCtaatccttgttgttttttctccagtttcctgATCCTGGGATTTAGGGGACTAAAGTGGTAGTTTGGCACCAAAGTTCTTTTCTGCATCTAGCCCATTTTTGTCTactttaaacacacattttataGGATGTAGTAGGCCTGTTTACATTCATCCTACTGATCAGACGATCTCCACAGGACATTTCAATTTATTatgtgttaattttattttttccagtctgaCAGGTCTGTTTTCCTGAGTAAGGATCCATGGGAAATCAAACTGAAGTGACTGAATTTATTATCCTGGGACTTTCCAATGacccacagatgcagattttcctcttcctggtgttTTTAGTTGTCTACCTAATCACGCTTTTGGCAAATATGGTGATCATGCTGGTGATAAGGGCTGATCCTCAACTTCACACACTAATGTACTTCTTCCTGTCTcatttatcctttgttgatatTTGCTATTCCTCAGCCATTGTCCGTAAGATATTGGTGCATTTCTTGGCAGAGCACAAAACCATTTCTGTCAATAGCTGCATTACACAGATATTCTTCATTTTCCTGCTAGTTGTTACAGAAGGTTGTATCCTCTCAGCAATGGCTTATGACCGCTATGCTGCCATCTCTGACCCATTACATTACATGGATACAATGAGCAAAGGGATCTGTTTTCAGCTGGTGAGTGGTGCATGGGCGATAGGCTTCATAGATTCCCTGcttaacactgtttttgccctcaAGCTGCATTTCTGTGGGCCCAATCAAATCAACCATTTCAGTTGTGAGCTCCCTTGTGTATTACGTTTGTCCTGCACTGAGACCCTCACCAATCAAGTGATGCTTTTTACTTCTGTTGTCATACTTGGATCAAGCTCCTTTCTCTTCACCCTGATCTCCTACAttcacatcatctccaccatcctgaggataCGCTCTGCAGAAGGCAGgcgtaaagccttctccacctgcagctcccaccttatTGTGGTTGGTTTGTTGTACTTGACAGCTTTTTTCCAATACACCAAACCGAACTCAGTCTCATCTATGGTTCTGgatgaaatattttccatccaGTACAGTATCTTGACTCTCATGTTAAACCCCATCttctacagcctgaaaaacaaggaTGTGAAAACAGCTATAGGGAAAATGTTGGGGGAATACAATTTTTTCAAGTAGTGTCgatcttatttaaaaacaaacaaacaaacaaccaaaacaaagagcatagAATTGtggataacttgtgtttggcatCTAGCACTGGCATCTGACACTTTGAGCCAAAGCCTCAGCTGGTCTGAATCAGTGTGGCTCCATTAAACTCAGCAGGCCATATCCCCACTGGGTAGAAGAGACACTGAGCCAAGAGAACGAGATGCTGGGTCTCCATCTAGGGTGAGTGATAGAATCACCAGGATCTAGAGCCATTCAtgtgctctctttctctctttggaCCAATATCTCTT from Gopherus evgoodei ecotype Sinaloan lineage unplaced genomic scaffold, rGopEvg1_v1.p scaffold_53_arrow_ctg1, whole genome shotgun sequence encodes the following:
- the LOC115643229 gene encoding olfactory receptor 5A1-like → MGNQTEVTEFIILGLSNDPQMQIFLFLVFLVVYLITLLANMVIMLVIRADPQLHTLMYFFLSHLSFVDICYSSAIVRKILVHFLAEHKTISVNSCITQIFFIFLLVVTEGCILSAMAYDRYAAISDPLHYMDTMSKGICFQLVSGAWAIGFIDSLLNTVFALKLHFCGPNQINHFSCELPCVLRLSCTETLTNQVMLFTSVVILGSSSFLFTLISYIHIISTILRIRSAEGRRKAFSTCSSHLIVVGLLYLTAFFQYTKPNSVSSMVLDEIFSIQYSILTLMLNPIFYSLKNKDVKTAIGKMLGEYNFFK